Proteins co-encoded in one Nicotiana sylvestris chromosome 7, ASM39365v2, whole genome shotgun sequence genomic window:
- the LOC104215847 gene encoding auxin-responsive protein SAUR78-like, whose product MAKGGKLTKLKSVLKKMQSFKLGRVNGSAVVATHHSSSSDNDSFSDDNHCSNKNVYPVYVGKSRRRYLLNSDVVDHPLFRELVEKSGDSEEYITVGCEVVLFEHLLWMLENADPQPESLDELVEFYSC is encoded by the coding sequence ATGGCCAAAGGAGGCAAACTCACGAAACTCAAATCTGTGTTAAAGAAAATGCAATCCTTCAAACTCGGCCGCGTAAATGGCAGCGCCGTCGTAGCCACACATCATTCTTCCTCCTCCGACAACGATTCCTTTTCCGATGATAATCACTGCTCTAACAAAAATGTGTATCCTGTCTATGTCGGAAAATCGCGCCGCCGGTACCTTCTAAACTCCGACGTCGTTGACCACCCGCTTTTCCGTGAACTCGTCGAAAAGTCCGGCGATTCTGAAGAATATATTACAGTTGGATGTGAAGTTGTTCTCTTTGAACATTTGCTTTGGATGCTTGAAAATGCTGATCCTCAACCTGAGTCATTGGATGAGTTGGTTGAATTTTACTCTTGCTGA